In a single window of the Solea solea chromosome 14, fSolSol10.1, whole genome shotgun sequence genome:
- the dcps gene encoding m7GpppX diphosphatase, producing the protein MAGIAVKRKLESEDDGELSLKVKKTKVMSDNVGEEGEPVCQKILSGFKTSSVLIDYTREKKIFIHGKLADQDAVVILEKTPFRENDLAEVFSTSTLKLDMKNDIYSTYKLRAPPHLNEIKTTVVCPATEKHLNKYKRQESFLVEETKTDYESITLPFIEKQNTFSLQWVYNILQKKAEVERIVYEDSDPDTGFMLLPDFKWDQKQVDDLYLIAIVHPMNIKSLRDLTAEHIPLLKNILQKGQAAILERYSLPANKLRVYLHYQPSYYHLHIHFTNLGYDAPGCGVDRAHLLSDVIQNLQSDPDYYKKRTLYFPLRVDDKLFSTFKEAGRV; encoded by the exons ATGGCAGGCATAGCCGTTAAACGTAAATTAGAGAGTGAAGACGACGGTGAATTATCTCTCAAAGTCAAGAAGACCAAAGTTATGAGTGACAATGTTGGAGAAGAAGGTGAACCTGTATGTCAGAAGATTCTGTCTGGGTTTAAAACATCCAGCGTGCTGATTGATTATACCCGGGAGAAAAAAATCTTCATCCACGGAAAG TTAGCTGATCAGGATGCTGTGGTCATTCTGGAGAAGACCCCCTTCAGAGAGAACGACCTGGCTGAAGTCTTCAGTACTTCTACGCTGAAGCTAGATATGAAAAATGACATCTACAGCACGTATAAACTACGGGCTCCTCCTCACCTCAATG AGATTAAGACCACGGTAGTGTGTCCAGCCACAGAGAAGCACTTAAACAAGTACAAGCGTCAGGAGAGTTTTCTGGTGGAGGAGACGAAGACGGACTATGAATCCATCACTCTACCCTTCATTGAGAAGCAGAACACCTTCAGTTTGCAG TGGGTTTACAACATCCTGCAGAAGAAGGCCGAGGTTGAGAGGATAGTTTATGAAGATTCGGATCCAGACACTGGCTTTATGCTCCTCCCCGATTTCAAGTGGGACCAAAAACAG GTAGATGATTTGTACCTGATTGCCATCGTACATCCGATGAACATCAAGAGTCTGAGAGACCTGACAGCAGAACATATACCCCTGCTTAAGAACATCTTGCAGAAAGGACAG GCGGCCATCTTGGAGCGCTACAGCCTTCCAGCCAATAAGCTGAGAGTTTACCTGCACTACCAGCCATCCTACTACCACCTCCACATCCACTTCACCAATCTGGGCTATGATGCTCCGGGCTGTGGCGTGGACCGAGCCCACCTCCTCTCAGATGTCATTCAGAACCTCCAGTCTGACCCTGACTACTACAAAAAACGGACATTGTACTTCCCCCTGAGAGTGGACGACAAACTGTTCAGCACCTTCAAAGAGGCGGGAAGAGTGTAA
- the ids gene encoding iduronate 2-sulfatase, with product MFPLVRLWLLLLFLHTLTLAALARRGRRNVLFIMADDLRPSLGCYGDSVVKSPNIDQLASKSQVFLNTYAQQALCAPSRASMLTSRRPDTTRVYDFNSYWRDQSGNYTTLPQYFKSSGYFTASVGKIFHPGISSNFSDDYPYSWSIPAYHPPSFHYEKKKLCKGEDGKLHVNLLCAVNVTEQPGGTLPDLESTEEAVRLLKSWANNDAPFFLAVGFHKPHIPFRIPQEYLSLYPIENMTLAPDPNVPEFLPPVAYNPWTDIRGRDDVQKLNVSFPYGPIPKDFQLRIRQHYFAAVSYMDAQVGRLLSSLDALGLADDTMVVFTSDHGWSLGEHGEWAKFSNFNVATQVPLMFYVPGITIPRDQLGESTFPFIDILTQPKYSFKNDNVRRNVVELVDVFPTVASMAGLRAPEHCADVSFQEELCTEGANLAHTFRRRERGKDEEAIAYSQYPRPADTPQVNSDVPDLKDIKVMGYSLRSWDYRYTLWLGYNPKTFQVNVTDVHAGELYMLADDPGEDKNVYSDLEQSVVIKKLSTLPRTVTLQKRMKLQLLYLTAGMKMNRGKA from the exons ATGTTCCCGCTTGTCCGATTGTGGCTTCTCCTCCTGTTtcttcacacactgacacttgCTGCTCTCGCGAGAAGAG GGAGGAGAAATGTCCTCTTCATCATGGCAGATGACCTGAGGCCATCACTGGGCTGCTATGGGGACTCTGTTGTGAagtcaccaaacattgaccagcTGGCATCCAAAAGCCAAGTTTTCCTCAACACATATGCCCAG CAAGCTTTGTGTGCTCCCAGTCGTGCCTCTATGTTAACTAGCCGCAGGCCCGACACAACCAGAGTCTACGACTTCAACTCCTACTGGAGAGATCAGTCTGGAAACTACACCACTCTGCCTCAGTACTTCAAATCTAGTGGGTACTTCACCGCGTCTGTGGGCAAGATTTTTCACCCAG GTATCTCCTCCAACTTCTCGGATGACTACCCTTACAGCTGGTCCATCCCTGCCTATCATCCACCATCATTTCactatgagaaaaaaaag ttATGTAAAGGCGAAGATGGTAAACTCCACGTCAACTTACTGTGTGCAGTGAATGTGACGGAGCAGCCTGGGGGAACCCTCCCAGATCTGGAGAGCACAGAGGAGGCTGTGAGGTTACTGAAGAGTTGGGCCAACAACGACGCTCCTTTCTTCTTAGCTGTGGGCTTTCACAAACCCCACATACCCTTCAGGATACCACAG GAGTACTTGAGCCTGTATCCCATAGAGAACATGACCCTGGCTCCTGATCCCAACGTCCCAGAATTCCTTCCTCCTGTTGCATACAACCCATGGACAGACATCAGAGGGAGAGACGATGTCCAGAAGTTAAACGTTAGCTTTCCTTATGGACCAATTCCTAAAGACTTCCAG CTGCGTATTCGTCAGCACTACTTTGCTGCTGTGTCTTACATGGATGCTCAGGTTGGACGTCTGCTCAGTTCCTTAGATGCACTTGGTCTGGCTGATGACACGATGGTGGTGTTCACCTCAGATCATG GTTGGTCATTAGGTGAACACGGTGAATGGGCTAAATTCTCTAATTTTAATGTTGCCACACAAGTCCCTCTTATGTTTTATGTTCCTGGCATTACAATACCTCGTGATCAGCTTGGAGAGTCCACTTTTCCCTTCATCGACATCTTAACCCAGCCAAAGTACAGTTTTAAGA atGACAACGTGAGAAGAAATGTGGTGGAGTTGGTGGATGTTTTTCCCACAGTCGCTTCCATGGCTGGCCTCAGAGCACCTGAGCATTGTGCTGATGTTTCCTTTCAG GAGGAGCTGTGCACAGAAGGAGCCAACCTGGCGCACACCTTCCGACGCAGGGAAAGAGGAAAGGATGAGGAAGCAATAGCTTACAGCCAGTATCCTAGACCTGCTGATACACCACAG gtgAACTCTGACGTTCCTGACCTTAAAGACATAAAGGTCATGGGTTACTCTCTACGCTCCTGGGATTATAGATACACTCTCTGGCTGGGATACAACCCAAAAACATTTCAG GTGAACGTGACTGACGTCCATGCTGGAGAGTTGTACATGTTAGCAGACGACCCTGGAGAGGACAAGAACGTCTACAGTGACCTTGAACAAAGTGTGGTAATAAAGAAACTGTCCACTCTGCCTCGT ACTGTGACTCTGCAGAAGAGAATGAAGCTGCAGCTCCTCTACCTCACAGCAGGGATGAAAATGAACCGGGGGAAGGCGTGA